The following are encoded together in the Drosophila takahashii strain IR98-3 E-12201 chromosome X, DtakHiC1v2, whole genome shotgun sequence genome:
- the LOC108054945 gene encoding uncharacterized protein, which translates to MARLTALSMAVLLHSVLGVSYYYYFRESPGSAAPLLGAWLFSACVVALLQAIRIFPSALPAADHGRFRHYRGNNNQAASSWAALLLETGICCLVLDVTLTKLWHRIESLCQCAIVGVLQALAVEEQTFLACEYWSLALTTGLIGACLLWLTLWATALPRKLHCGLLDCRRSLHRHCSSLIFGPLEPGTPIPTQVQESAQSFAN; encoded by the coding sequence ATGGCTCGACTGACGGCTTTGAGCATGGCGGTGTTGCTCCACTCCGTGCTGGGCGTTTCGTACTACTACTACTTCCGCGAATCGCCCGGCTCCGCTGCTCCTCTCCTGGGCGCCTGGCTCTTCTCGGCCTGCGTGGTTGCCCTGCTGCAGGCGATAAGGATATTTCCCAGTGCCCTTCCCGCCGCCGATCACGGGCGGTTCAGACATTATCGAGGCAATAACAATCAGGCGGCATCCTCCTGGGCAGCGCTCCTCCTGGAAACGGGCATTTGCTGCCTGGTTCTCGATGTCACCCTGACCAAGTTGTGGCATCGCATCGAGTCCCTTTGCCAGTGCGCCATTGTGGGCGTCCTTCAAGCTTTGGCGGTGGAGGAGCAAACCTTCCTGGCCTGCGAGTACTGGTCCTTGGCCCTGACCACCGGCCTGATCGGCGCCTGTCTCCTGTGGCTCACCCTCTGGGCCACCGCGCTGCCCCGGAAGCTCCATTGCGGCCTGCTCGACTGCCGGCGCTCCCTGCATCGCCACTGCTCCTCGCTGATCTTCGGGCCGCTCGAGCCGGGAACTCCTATTCCGACACAGGTGCAGGAAAGCGCCCAGAGCTTCGCCAACTGA
- the LOC108054943 gene encoding uncharacterized protein — protein sequence MLCHIHCHLFLLQLLVMGMPFLQGSPVSSPEISNKGSKSSNSVQQVQQQQQQQQEAHLNSLSAYASGYDMTQQNQLQNQLQNQVLSSTDPAFKPSYKMPEMETNFTPMQTAGTPSVASLPSTPMLMQYLPAQTIQDGSGNTVQYLQLIPTRPIIVPISPYLSAAAAAAGSTAISAGGQPDFGGRTAAVLSALPPNYGAPLQGYATSVGGSPINPTAAFRNSYRINREAKDKHFPPSFSLNLNEYLPASSMGLSHDTSANGPHLYLRARP from the coding sequence ATGCTGTGCCACATCCACTGCCACCTGTTTCTGCTGCAGCTCCTTGTCATGGGTATGCCCTTCCTGCAGGGATCCCCCGTTTCAAGTCCGGAAATATCCAACAAGGGTTCCAAGTCCTCAAATAGCGTGCAGCaggtgcaacagcaacagcagcagcagcaggaggccCACCTTAATTCGCTGAGTGCCTATGCTAGTGGCTACGACATGACCCAGCAAAATCAACTACAAAATCAGCTACAGAACCAAGTGCTTTCCTCTACGGATCCTGCGTTCAAGCCCTCGTACAAGATGCCCGAAATGGAGACCAATTTCACGCCAATGCAAACGGCCGGAACTCCGAGTGTGGCCAGTTTGCCCTCGACTCCAATGCTCATGCAATACCTGCCGGCCCAGACGATCCAGGATGGTTCGGGGAATACCGTCCAGTACCTTCAGTTGATCCCCACCCGACCGATTATAGTGCCCATCTCGCCATATCTTTCggctgcagcagcggcggctggATCTACGGCCATTTCCGCCGGCGGACAACCGGACTTTGGTGGACGGACAGCTGCTGTTTTGAGTGCTCTGCCGCCGAATTACGGAGCACCCCTCCAGGGATATGCCACTAGTGTGGGGGGTTCGCCCATCAATCCAACTGCCGCCTTTCGCAATAGCTATCGTATCAACCGTGAGGCCAAGGACAAGCACTTCCCGCCCTCATTTTCACTGAATCTCAACGAATATCTGCCGGCCTCCTCGATGGGATTGAGCCACGACACCTCCGCCAATGGGCCCCATTTGTACCTGAGGGCCAGACCTTAG
- the LOC108054941 gene encoding uncharacterized protein, which translates to MMLLHLLLLSVVVVAIIGVVDGVLSPPPGYDDDTSPVPLRLEDLEREQEQHQHLDLNRAPFLPNRYEWRPDVAASLPPSYIQDAAQRERDLERLQRLEELRQLQRQHQQLSSGYAFPFPAHLPGGVLYVGPTAATPTPTPSAAPTTTTVASSSNLRFGKPIVPYDLDLNLGLNGIQYVASNALPPLPGPRPLGRPPFIYGFTNQAGNNRQPLVVQQSKQFAYAPPSPPQRHYANGPRIPLPYPPSFVSITTRRPKGFRPSQPDPTPDLFAGRSSKSLLDSYIPSWEVLRLIREHNSQQQGGFSPIIHHQQRQTLAYPAPAHLRLYKRDSQENRTRIVKKALAQPGKLKEN; encoded by the exons ATG ATGTTGCTTCACCTGCTCCTCCTGtctgtcgtcgtcgtcgcgaTAATTGGCGTCGTCGATGGCGTTCTATCACCACCTCCCGGCTACGATGATGACACTTCGCCGGTGCCTCTTCGCTTGGAGGACTTGGAGCgcgagcaggagcagcaccaGCATCTGGATCTCAATCGAGCGCCGTTCCTGCCCAATCGCTATGAATGGCGACCGGATGTGGCCGCCAGTTTGCCGCCCAGTTACATTCAGGATGCCGCCCAGCGGGAGCGGGATCTCGAGCGACTGCAGCGTTTGGAGGAGCTGCGTcagctgcagcggcagcaccagcagctcAGTTCGGGCTACGCCTTTcccttccccgcccaccttcCAGGTGGTGTGCTCTATGT TGGACCCACggcagccacgcccactcccacgCCCTCGGCAGcgccgacgacgacgacagtGGCCTCCTCTTCCAATCTTCGATTCGGAAAGCCCATAGTTCCCTACGATTTGGATTTGAATTTGGGCCTAAATGGTATTCAATATGTGGCCAGTAATGCTCTGCCGCCCCTGccagggccacgccccctgggACGACCGCCCTTTATCTATGGTTTTACCAACCAGGCGGGAAACAATAGACAACCCCTGGTGGTCCAGCAATCCAAGCAGTTCGCCTACGCCCCACCATCGCCACCACAGCGACATTATGCGAATGGACCGAGGATTCCATTGCCATATCCTCCGAGTTTTGTGAGCATTACAACCCGAAGACCCAAAGGATTCCGACCATCCCAACCAGATCCCACGCCCGATTTGTTCGCCGGACGCTCATCGAAATCGCTGCTGGACTCGTACATTCCCAGCTGGGAGGTTCTGCGCCTCATCAGGGAGCACAATTCACAGCAGCAGGGAGGATTCTCACCCATCATCCACCACCAACAACGTCAAACGCTCGCCTATCCAGCACCTGCGCACTTGCGACTCTATAAGCGAGATTCCCAGGAGAACCGTACGAGAATCGTTAAGAAAGCGCTGGCACAGCCCGGCAAACTCAAGGAAAACTAA